AAACTTAGTCATAGTATTTTGAATTTCTAACAACTTCTAAAAATACATCCCGTCATTGTGCCACAGTTGTTGTGGTGTCATCTTCTGTGATTTGCTGTGAAAAACCTCTTAGGATTAGTAATATTAGGCTGTATTCTCACCTCCTCAGTAACCTTGGCAGAGCCATCTCTCATAGTCGTTTTTCCCCAGACAAACTACCAGACAAGTGCCCAAAAAATCTTCTTTCTGGGCACTGCACCACCAGATGGTCAGGTTTTGATCAATAGTAAGCCAATTAACCGCAGCAAAGCTGGTCATTTTTCGCCTAGTTTCCCCTTACAGTTGGGGGAAAATCTTTTTACTGTGCGTCACCAGAATCAAGAACTTAAAATTAAGGTGATCGGGCTTAACGCTAGCCCTGAACTACCACAGGGGGTAGCCTTTGCGAAAGATTCTCTGACTCCCGCAGTTGACATTGCCAGATTACCGGGAGAAGTAATTTGTTTTAGCGCGATCGCACCTCCTAACGCTAATGTCTCTGTAACCCTGGCTAATCAAACTATTGCCCTTTTACCACAACCTCAACAAGCACAACTACCAAGTAATTTGGCAGCTTTGACAGGTCAAAATCAGCCTCATGCCCAGTCTAGCGTAGGCAACTATCAAGGTTGCACCGCAGTAGCAACAGCTGCCGATCTAGGAAAACCTCAATTTCAACTGACGCTTGATGGGAAGACAATAACTCAATCAGGATCTGGTAAGATTGAAATCCTCTCAAGATCACAGTTGCCAGTTTCTGAGGTTACAGTAGAGTTAGGCGTTGCTCGTACTGGCCCTAGCACCGATTATTCCCGACTTACACCATTGCCCAAAGGCACACGCGCAACAGTTACAGGTAGGGAAGGTGAATGGTTGCGCCTAGATTATGGCGCTTGGATTAATAGTAAAGAAACCCGCATTCTCCCTGGTGCAGTTCCGCCACAAACAATAATTCGCAGTGTCGGATACCGTCAACTCCCTAGTGCGACAGAGATAGTTTTCCCCTTGCAAGTTCCCGTACCCGTGAGCGTACAACAAAGTGAGCAAACTCTCGCTCTCACTCTCTACAATACCACTGCCCAAACAGACATCATTCGCCTGGATGACAACCCCCTAATTAATCGCCTAGACTGGCAACAGGAAGCCCCAGGACAAGTAAAATACACCTTTAACCTCAAAAAAGCTCAACAGTGGGGATACAAGCTGAGATACGACGGTACAACCCTGGTTTTGGCTTTGCGTCATCCGCCTAAAATCGGGAACACAAGACGAAAGCTTTTAGCTAATTTCAAGATTGTACTAGATCCAGGGCATGGCGGTAAAGAATCTGGTGCCAGTGGGCCAACTGGATATTTAGAAAAAGATGTCAATTTGGTAGTTTCCAAGTTGTTGCGGGACGAATTGGTGAAGCGAGGGGCAACGGTGGTGATGACGCGGGAGGACGACAAGGAAGTTTCGCTAGTAGA
This portion of the Nostoc sp. GT001 genome encodes:
- a CDS encoding N-acetylmuramoyl-L-alanine amidase yields the protein MKNLLGLVILGCILTSSVTLAEPSLIVVFPQTNYQTSAQKIFFLGTAPPDGQVLINSKPINRSKAGHFSPSFPLQLGENLFTVRHQNQELKIKVIGLNASPELPQGVAFAKDSLTPAVDIARLPGEVICFSAIAPPNANVSVTLANQTIALLPQPQQAQLPSNLAALTGQNQPHAQSSVGNYQGCTAVATAADLGKPQFQLTLDGKTITQSGSGKIEILSRSQLPVSEVTVELGVARTGPSTDYSRLTPLPKGTRATVTGREGEWLRLDYGAWINSKETRILPGAVPPQTIIRSVGYRQLPSATEIVFPLQVPVPVSVQQSEQTLALTLYNTTAQTDIIRLDDNPLINRLDWQQEAPGQVKYTFNLKKAQQWGYKLRYDGTTLVLALRHPPKIGNTRRKLLANFKIVLDPGHGGKESGASGPTGYLEKDVNLVVSKLLRDELVKRGATVVMTREDDKEVSLVERQAIISQEEPAIAISIHHNSLPDNGDAEKTKGFGTFWYHPQAHSLAIFLQNYVVKKLGRPHYGVFWNNLALTRPAAAPSVLLELGFMSNPDEFEQVVNPEEQKKMAKAIAQGITEWVRSVR